AATTAAGCTTGCAAATTGGAGCTAATGAAAATCAAACAATAGAAATTGCCATTAATAATATGGATGCTGGGGCTTTGGGTGTAGCTACTACTAGTATTGCTGATAAAGATGGAGCCAATGAAGCTTTGGTTGCCTTAGATGGTGCTATTAAAGCTGTTTCTACACAGCGTTCTGCTTTAGGTGCTTATCAGAACCGCTTGGAGCATACAATCAGTAATGTAGATACTGCTGCGGAAAACTTGACAGCTGCGGAATCGCGGATTCGTGATGTGGATATGGCTAGAGAAATTATGGAATTCACGAAGACAGCTATTCTTACGCAAGCTGCTCAGGCCATGTTGGCTCAAGCTAATCAACAGCCACAGGGTGTATTACAGCTTTTAAGGTAGGGGAAAGCGGGTAAGGGATTCCTTGCCCGCTTTTTTTTCTTAGGGCTAAATTTTTGGGGAGTTTTGTTCGATAAGGTAGTAGGGACTCTTTTAGGAAAGTGAGGGAGGATGATGCGGGTAGAAGGGGTAAATTTGTTGGTGAGGGCTAATGAGGAGGTACAGGAAAATAATTTGCAAAAGGTTGTAGAAAATGAAGGAAAAAAGGAGATCACAGAAGAAGAGGTTATTCAGGCTATCGAAAAAGCTAATCAAAAAATTGAGTTCTATAATACTTATTTAGAATTCTCGATTCATGAAAAGACTAGGCAGATTGTTGTAAGAGTATATCGGGAAGAAGAATTGATTCGAGAAATTCCGCCGGAAAAGGTTTTGGATATGGTAGCTCAAATGTTGGAGTGTGCTGGTTTGTTGGTAGATGAAACTGTTTAGGGGGTAAGAAAATGCGAATTAGTGGTTTAGCCTCTGGTATGGATATTGATGAAATTGTTCAAGAGATGATGCGGGCTGAAAGAAAAAAGGTAGATGTGGTTGAACAAAATAAGCAGACTTTAGAATGGAAACAGGAAGCATACCAGACGGTAAATCGTTTGGTGGCTAATTTTATCTTGGAAAGCAAGAAGGCTTTTGGACTGACTCAGACTACTGTTTTTGGAGGGTTAGTTAGTGGAGGAGTAAAGAATTTAGATTGGGTGAAGAGTGCTTATGTAACTAATCAGGTAGCAGAGGCTAGGGCAATGGCTGGAGCTGTAGAAGGTAATTATGAGCTAGAAGTTTTGCAATTGGCTGCTAATTGGGCGGTAGCTAGTAAGGAACCTATTTCGGTTGGAAATAAGGGGAATTTGGCAGAGCAGTTTGGTTTAGAAGGGGAAATAGATTTTACGATTGTCACCAATCGGGGTGAAGTGCGAATTACAAAAAGTGATCTGAGTTCAGTACATATTTCAGATGTGGTTAATGAAATTAATCAGGCTGATATTGGGGTCAAGGCGATTTATGATCAAACAATGGATCGTTTTTTCTTGCAGACTACGCAAAGTGGCAGTGGGCAAACCGTGAAGATTGTGGAAGAGGGTATTAGTTTTATGGTGGGTGTGGATAGTGCACTAAAGTTGGGGTGTGAAGAGGGTGTTGTTTATTCTGGGAAAGATGCTTTATTTAATTGGGGAGCAGCTGAGGGAATTACCCAAGAGAATAATACTTTTATCTTAAATGGGGTGCAGATAACCTTAAAAGAAACAGGTATGACACGAATTAGTGTGGCTACTAATGTAGATGAAGTTGTTAAAAAGGTTACTGATTTTGTAGATGCTTATAATGAATTGGTTGATAAGCTTAATTTGTTGGTAGGTGAAAAAAGGTATCCGGATTTTAAGCCGCTGACAGATGAGCAGAAAGAGGAAATGACGGAAAAGCAGATTGAAAAGTGGGAGTCTAAGGCCAAAAGCGGCTTATTAAAAAGTGATCGTTTGCTAGAAAAAATGCTGCAGACGATGCGCATGGGAATGTATCAAGTGGTAGAGGGGGTAGAGGGGAGTTTTTCCCAATTGACTCAATTAGGCATTACGACTGAGGGGTATGTAGCCGGTTCACGGGGCGGTAAATTAGTTGTGGATACTGCTAAATTAACAGAGGCGGTATTAACAGATGTGGATGGGGTTTTAGAATTATTTTTTAAAACTGCGGATTCACATTTGGCTTTAAAATCGGAAGATCAATTGTCAGCAGAGGAAATTAAGGCTAAGCGGGCCCAAAGTGGATTAATTACACGTTTATATGACAATTTGATAGTGGAGATGAAGGGAGTTATTACTCAGGCGGGTACTGGGGAAGATAGTAATTTATATCGTAGTGTTAGTTCTTTAATGTTACTTGATTTTGTAACTACTCATGGCAGTATTAGTATGATTGATAAAAATATTGGTCAACTAGAAGATAGAATTGATACCATTAATTATTATTTAGTTAAAAGGGAAGCCCGTTATTGGCAGCAGTTTACAGCTATGGAAAAGGCCATTAACCAAATGAACCAGCAAAGTGCTTGGTTAATGGAACAATTTGGTGGAGGATTTTAGGGAGGGAAAAAGTGATGACAAATTATCATCAATATCAACAATATCAACAACAGCAGGTGTTTACTGCACCAGCGGATAAGTTATTGTTAATGCTTTTTGATGGAGCGATTCGCTTTTGTAAACAGGCTAATGAAGCTATCGAGGGGGAGCGGCTGGAGGAAGCATATCAGGCCTTAATTCGGGCTCAAGAAATTGTTTTGGAGTTAATGAATTCTTTGGAAAGAAATTTTGAGTTTACTGAGCAGTTATATGCTTTGTATGATTATCTTTATAGAAGTTTAATTACTGTGAACATGAAAAAGGATCTCGTGTTATTAAACGAAATTTTAGTAATGTTAATTGAATTAAGGCAGACTTGGGCTGAAGCGGCTGCACAGGTGCGTGGGACCAAGAAATTGGCGGTAGGTGGTGGTGGTCTTGAAGGCTAAACTTTTAAATTTAGTTTTCAAACGCATGGCCAAAGGATATCAAGAACAAAAAGTTTATTATCAGAAAATGTTGGAGGTGGCCCGAGAGCAGGAGGTTGTTTTAAATGAGGAAGAAGTAAATATGGAAAAGTTGTTTAATTTAATTGAACAGCGGCAAGAATTAATGGTTACTTTGGATAAAATGAATGTGGGCTTGGTTGATTTAAAAAAGGAAATTAGGGATGCTTTGGGAATAGAGGAATTTAAGATAAGTAGTATTCAGGAAAAAATTACAGGACCTGGAGTAAAGGCTTTGGCGGATGTTTTAGGGGAATTAAAAATTTTAGTAGAAAAGCTTAAAAAAGTGGATCAAAAGAATGAAATTACCTTAAGAAAGGTAATGCAAAAGACACAGGAACAATTGCGGATTTTACAAAAGAATAAAAAGGCAGATGAGGCTTATCAGGCTTCCCCCTTGAATGAAGAAGGGGTTTTTATTGATTATACTGAATAAAGGACAATCAAAGGGTTGTTCTTTTTTTTTGGGGGATAATAAAAATATTTTTTAGGTCCTTTTTTATCCACAGCTAAAAAGGCGATTAAGTGAGTTATTAACAGAGTTGCTCACATTATCCACAGATTTTTATGAAAAAAAGGAGAGAAAATATGTTTTGGGCTAGATCTTACATATTTTTTAGTGCTATTGCTTAAATATACAGATCCCTATATAATTGTTATTATTAAGTGAATAAGGAGGCTTTGAAAATGCAGAAGAGGAAATTATGGTTAGTAGTGGTTTTAGTTTTGGTGTTGATAGGAACTGCTTGTGGTAAACAGCCTAGTGAAGAGGTTGTTTATCAGGTAGGGTGTGAACCGACATTCCCTCCTTTTGAGTACAAGGACATTGAAACAGATGAGATTACCGGTTTTGACATTGATTTGATTAAGGCTATTGCCGAGGAAGAGGGTTTTCAAGTCGAGGTACTTAGTTTTGGTTTTGATGCTTTGATACCAGCATTACAAACTGGGACAATCGATATTGTTGCTTCGGGAATGACGATTGATGAAAAAAGAAGTAAGCAAGTTGATTTTACTAAGCCCTATGTTAATTCTGGATTAGCTTTGGCGGTGGCCAAAAATAATGAGACTATTAAATCTGAAGCTGATTTAAAGGGAACTAAGGTAGCGGTACAGATTGGTACTACCGGGGCTAAAAAAGCTAATGCTTTGAAGGATGCGGGAATTGTGGAACAGGTTAAAACGTTTGATACCATTGATGTTTTAATGGCAGAATTGGCAAAAGGATCCGTAGATGCGGTAATTAATGATTTACCAGTTACTCAGGAGTTTATTAAAAAGGGACAGCAGGAGATTAAAATTGTGGGTGAACCTTTAGATAGTGAACAATATGGTTTTGCGGTGGCTAAAGGTAATGAAGAATTATTGGAAAAATTGGATGCCGGTTTAGACAAAGTAATGGCCAGTGGGAAATATGAGGAACTATTGGAGAAATATGATTTGCCGGAGAATGCATGGCCTGAATAAAGAGGTGAAGAACAATTATTAATTTTGGGGAAGCCTTTTGGGAGGTATTACCGCTCCTGTTAGCAGGGGCGGTAACCACTTTGTGGATTACTGCACTAGCTGTTACCGGTGGAGTAGTAATTGGGTTAGTTATGGGTATAGCACGTTTGGCAGATAATTTTTTAGTAAGGACTTTAGCTCGAATTTATATTGATTTTATTCGAGGCACTCCTTTGTTGGTACAAATTTTGTTACTTTATTTCGGGATTCCCCATCTTTTGTTGATGATTACTAAACAGCAGATGCCAATTAATGTTTATGTGGCTGGGGTAACTGCTTGTGCCATCAATTCTGGTGCTTATGTTGCTGAAATAGTGCGTGCCGGAATTCAATCTATTGAACGGGGACAGACAGAGGCGGCCCGTTCCTTAGGAATGACGAAAGGGCAAACTATGAGGTACATTATTTTGCCACAAGCTTTTAAAAGGATTATTCCTCCTTTGGGTAATGAATTTATAGCTATGCTCAAGGATACTTCCTTATTAATGGTGATTGGGGTTGAAGAATTAACCCGTAAAGGACAACTTTATATTTCGGTAACTTTTGCCTCTTTTCCCGTTTATTTGGGGATTCTATTAATTTATTTGGTGATGACTTTAAGCATCTCTCGTTTGGTGACTTATGCGGAGAGGAGGCTGGCGGTCAGTGATTACAGTAACTGATTTATATAAATCTTTTGGTCAGTTGGAGGTATTAAAAGGTATAACTACTGAAATTAAGAAAAAAGAAGTGGTTGTAGTTATTGGTCCTTCTGGTTCGGGAAAAAGTACTTTTTTACGCTGTTTAAATTTATTGGAGCAACCGACAGCCGGAAAAATTGTGATTAATGATTTGGTGGTTACTGATCCTTGTACAGATATTAATCTTTTACGGGCTGAAGTAGGCATGGTTTTTCAGCATTTTAATTTGTTTCCTCACAAAACTGTGTTGGAAAATATTATTTTGGCACCGATGAAAGTTAGGAGATTATCCCGTGAGGCGGCTGAAGAGAAAGCCCGTAATTTACTACAAAAGATTGGTTTACTAGATAAGGCTTTAGTTTATCCTAGTGCTCTTTCTGGTGGCCAGCAGCAGAGAGCAGCCATTGCTCGGGCTCTAGCTATGCAGCCTAAGGTAATGCTATTTGATGAACCTACTTCGGCCTTGGATCCGGAAATGGTAGGTGAAGTTTTGGCTGTGATGCGGGATTTGGCGGAAGAAGGGATGACCATGATTGTAGTGACTCATGAAATGGGGTTTGCTAGGGAAGTGGGAGATCGGGTGCTTTTTATGGATGAAGGGCAAATTGTGGAAGAGGGTCCTCCAGAAAATATCTTCAAGGAAGCCCACTGTGAAAGGACTAGAGCCTTTTTGAGTAAGATTTTGTGAAAAGATTCCGGATTTGTTTGACATCATTTCCCGGTAGTGCTATAATCAGCAAAGTAGATTTAATCTATCAGTTACATTTTAGGAGGAATGTTTTACATGCAAGGAAAAGTGAAGTGGTTCAACAAGGAAAAGGGTTATGGGTTTATCGAGCGGGATGAAGGCAGTGATGTTTTTGTTCATTTTACTGCTATTCAGGAAGAGGGGTTTAAAACTTTATATGAGGGAGATGTTGTTGAATTTGAAATCGTAGAGGGGCCTAAAGGTTTGCAAGCAGCTAATGTTAGTAAGGTTTAAATGTTAAAAACACCCCGGTATTTTTACCGGGGTTTTTTGTTTGAGGCAGGTTTTTTTTATTAAAAGGAGAATAATTATTATAGAGAGGATTTTAAGGATCAGAGAGGAGGGGCAAAATGATTTTTCAATTTAGAGGTAAAAACATGCAGGTCACGGAGGCATTGAAAAAACATGCCACTAAAAAATTAGGTAAGTTGGATAAGTACTTTGATAATCCCCCGGAAGCGATTGTTACTTTATCGGTGGAAAAGGAACGTCAGCGTGTAGAAGTTACAATTCCTCTCAATGGCTATCTTTTACGTGGAGAAGAAGAGACAACAGATATGTATTCATCCCTGGATTTAGTAGTAGATAAATTAGAAAAACAGATCAAAAAATATAAGGCACGATTTAATAAAAAGAGAGGTGCTAGTATTAAGGACTTGGCACAGGATTTGGTTAAAAAAGAACCTGAAGCTGAAAGTCCACGTTTAGTGCGGACTAAACGGTTTGCAATAAAACCGATGTCTGTGGAAGAGGCACTTTTACAAATGAATTTACTAGGACATAGTTTTTTTATGTTCACTAATGCGGAAACAGAACAGGTAAATGTTGTCTACTGTCGGAAAGATGGTAATTATGGTTTATTGGAACCTGAAGTCTAAGCGGGGAAAGCGATATTTCCCCGCTTTTTCTATGTCTTGAATATTAATTGACAAAAAAAGAGGTTGTCGGTAAACTAAAAAAAGATGTTGACTTGGCGAGTGGGGGCCTTTGAATGAAAAAAATTAAATCATATTTGTTGACTTTTTTAGTGCTGCCGTTAATTTTACTATCACTGGTGGAAATTATACAGCGGGCCGATTTGCTTTCTTTTGCTGCTTGGCCGTTTACGCGGACGGGAGAATTTACGGTCAGTTTTTTATTGTTTGTGGCGATCTTGTGTATTGGTGCAGCTATTTTGCGGGAACTAAAACTGGCTTTTTTTGTTAGCTTGATTATTACCAGTTTATTTGCTTTAGTAAGTAGTTTAAAGCAAATGTTTTTAAAAGAACCTCTTTTACCCTGGGATTTTGTTTTGGGTAAAGAAACTACTGATATTGTTAATTATTTTACTGATTTTATTAATGCTCAGGTTGTTTTTTATCTTGTGGCCATTATTTTATTGGGTGTTTTTTTGTTCCGTTTTTGGGGTAAGAAGGTTTATCGTTATTCTTGGTTAGAAAGAATATTGTTTATTTTTTTGGCCTGTTTAATTTTAAGTTCAATTTGTTTAAACCGACCTTTAGCTTTGAAGCGTACTTTTGATTTGGAATGTGTTACTTGGGATCAAAAATTAAATGCTCAGCAAAATGGTTTATTGCTTTCTTTTTGCTTGAATTTACAGTGGCTTTCGGTACAGGAACCTGAAGGGTATCAGCCGGAAAAAATTAGGGAAATTATTGAGGATTATAATGAACAGCCGGCTTGGAGCAATCCGGGTATTAAGCCTAATATTATTATTATTATGAATGAAGCCTTTTGGGATCCCTGTTTGCTGCCTGGAGTTAGCTTTAGCCGGGATCCACTGCCATTTTTTCGGGCTCTGCAGAAGGAGCACAGTGGGGGTACTTTAATGGTGCCTGTTTTTGGAGGGGCTACTGTTAATACTGAATTTGAGGTTTTAACCGGAAATTCTACACAATTTTTACCAGGTGGTTCGATTGCCTATGCTCAGTATGTGCGGCAGCCGGTGGAGTCTTTAGCTAGTGTATTAGCTGGACAGGGCTATTATACAGCAGCGATTCATTCTTATCATAATTGGTTTTATCGGCGAAATGAGGTTTTTCGTAATTTAGGGTTTTCTAAATTTATTAGTAGTGAGTTTTTTGTTAATCCGCAAATAGAAAGATATTGTTATATTGCTGATCATGAGGTTTCTGATTTAATTATTGAGGAAGTTCAAGCTAGCAGAGACCCCAGCTTTATTTTTGCGGTAACTATGCAAAATCATGGTCCTTATGGTTTTGGTTATGAAAAGGGTTCGGAAATAAAAGTTAGTGGTGATCTTTCCGATGATGGTAAATATTATTTAGAAGTTTATGCACAGGGATTATTAGATGCTGATCGGGCTTTACGAATGTTAGTCGAGCATTTTGAAAAAGATACTCAACCAACCATCATTGTTTTTTTTGGAGATCATTTACCTTTTTTGGGTGAGAATTATCAAGTATATCGTGAAGTAGGTTATTATCAAGAAGATGGCAGTTATGAAGAATATCGGAAAATGTATTCTGTGCCTTTGTTGTTTTGGAGTAATTATTTAACTGAACAGGAAGAAATTAATTTAAATGCCTCTTATTTAGGTGCTTATTTATTACAAAGGGCGGGTTTAAAGGGCTCCCCTTATTTTCAATTTTTACAGGCAAAAGCCGAAGAAGTACCTTTGATTCCCAATCGGGCATTTTGCCAAAAAGCCGCTATTGATCCTAGTGTATTTGGGGATTATCAGTTATTACAATATGATTTATTGTTTGGTGAAAAATATCTTTATCAAGGGGAAAGTCCGGAGATAGCCCAAGCTGACTATTTTTTGGGTAGGGGACAAATGATAATTGAAGACTTGCAATTTAAAGATGGTTTTTTAGAAGTTAAAGGGGCTAATTTTGTACCTGACTGTCAGATTTATTTAAAGAATAAGGCACTAGAAACTAATTTTATTAGTGAAAGAAAGTTAACGGCTTTTATTCCGGAAAAAAAGCGTCGGCAATTGGCCGAATTACCGGTACAGGTAAAGTTGACTGATTCCTTACGTAATCTGCTCGCTGAGTCGAATTGCACAATATTAGCTAAAATGTTAAAATAAGATGATTAAAGGAAAAGCAGGTGCTGACAGGTGGTTTGGGGATTATTAAAAAATATTTTGGATCCTAATGCTAAAGAAATTAAACGTTTAAGTAAAAAGGTTGAGTTGATTAATGCCTTAGAGCCTGAAATGCAGGCTCTGAGTGATCGGCAATTAAAGAATAAAACTGCTGAATTTAAAGCTCGTTTAGCCGAGGGTGAAAAGTTGGCAGATCTTTTACCAGAAGCTTTTGCTGTGGTTAGGGAGACTTCGCGGCGGGTTTTAGGGTTAAGGCATTTTGATGTGCAATTAATTGGGGGGATGGTTCTAAATCAAGGCAATATTGCCGAAATGAAAACTGGGGAGGGTAAAACATTAGTAGCTACTCTCCCGGCTTATTTAAATGCCTTAACTGGTAAAGGTGTGCATATTGTTACTGTTAATGATTATTTGGCTCGCCGGGATAGTGAATGGATGGGACAAATTTATCGGTTTTTGGGTTTAACGGTTGGTTTAATTGTTCACGGTTTGGATTTTGCGGAACGTAAAGCAGCATATGCTGCAGATATTACTTTTGGTACAAATAATGAATTTGGTTTTGATTATTTGCGCGACCATATGGTTACTCATCCTGAACATTTGGTGCAGAGGGATTTGCATTATGCCATTGTGGACGAAGTTGATAGTATTTTAATTGATGAAGCC
This genomic interval from Clostridia bacterium contains the following:
- a CDS encoding flagellar protein FlaG, with translation MMRVEGVNLLVRANEEVQENNLQKVVENEGKKEITEEEVIQAIEKANQKIEFYNTYLEFSIHEKTRQIVVRVYREEELIREIPPEKVLDMVAQMLECAGLLVDETV
- the fliD gene encoding flagellar filament capping protein FliD, whose amino-acid sequence is MRISGLASGMDIDEIVQEMMRAERKKVDVVEQNKQTLEWKQEAYQTVNRLVANFILESKKAFGLTQTTVFGGLVSGGVKNLDWVKSAYVTNQVAEARAMAGAVEGNYELEVLQLAANWAVASKEPISVGNKGNLAEQFGLEGEIDFTIVTNRGEVRITKSDLSSVHISDVVNEINQADIGVKAIYDQTMDRFFLQTTQSGSGQTVKIVEEGISFMVGVDSALKLGCEEGVVYSGKDALFNWGAAEGITQENNTFILNGVQITLKETGMTRISVATNVDEVVKKVTDFVDAYNELVDKLNLLVGEKRYPDFKPLTDEQKEEMTEKQIEKWESKAKSGLLKSDRLLEKMLQTMRMGMYQVVEGVEGSFSQLTQLGITTEGYVAGSRGGKLVVDTAKLTEAVLTDVDGVLELFFKTADSHLALKSEDQLSAEEIKAKRAQSGLITRLYDNLIVEMKGVITQAGTGEDSNLYRSVSSLMLLDFVTTHGSISMIDKNIGQLEDRIDTINYYLVKREARYWQQFTAMEKAINQMNQQSAWLMEQFGGGF
- the fliS gene encoding flagellar export chaperone FliS, with the translated sequence MMTNYHQYQQYQQQQVFTAPADKLLLMLFDGAIRFCKQANEAIEGERLEEAYQALIRAQEIVLELMNSLERNFEFTEQLYALYDYLYRSLITVNMKKDLVLLNEILVMLIELRQTWAEAAAQVRGTKKLAVGGGGLEG
- a CDS encoding flagellar protein FlgN; the protein is MKAKLLNLVFKRMAKGYQEQKVYYQKMLEVAREQEVVLNEEEVNMEKLFNLIEQRQELMVTLDKMNVGLVDLKKEIRDALGIEEFKISSIQEKITGPGVKALADVLGELKILVEKLKKVDQKNEITLRKVMQKTQEQLRILQKNKKADEAYQASPLNEEGVFIDYTE
- a CDS encoding basic amino acid ABC transporter substrate-binding protein, which encodes MQKRKLWLVVVLVLVLIGTACGKQPSEEVVYQVGCEPTFPPFEYKDIETDEITGFDIDLIKAIAEEEGFQVEVLSFGFDALIPALQTGTIDIVASGMTIDEKRSKQVDFTKPYVNSGLALAVAKNNETIKSEADLKGTKVAVQIGTTGAKKANALKDAGIVEQVKTFDTIDVLMAELAKGSVDAVINDLPVTQEFIKKGQQEIKIVGEPLDSEQYGFAVAKGNEELLEKLDAGLDKVMASGKYEELLEKYDLPENAWPE
- a CDS encoding amino acid ABC transporter permease, with the translated sequence MINFGEAFWEVLPLLLAGAVTTLWITALAVTGGVVIGLVMGIARLADNFLVRTLARIYIDFIRGTPLLVQILLLYFGIPHLLLMITKQQMPINVYVAGVTACAINSGAYVAEIVRAGIQSIERGQTEAARSLGMTKGQTMRYIILPQAFKRIIPPLGNEFIAMLKDTSLLMVIGVEELTRKGQLYISVTFASFPVYLGILLIYLVMTLSISRLVTYAERRLAVSDYSN
- a CDS encoding amino acid ABC transporter ATP-binding protein codes for the protein MITVTDLYKSFGQLEVLKGITTEIKKKEVVVVIGPSGSGKSTFLRCLNLLEQPTAGKIVINDLVVTDPCTDINLLRAEVGMVFQHFNLFPHKTVLENIILAPMKVRRLSREAAEEKARNLLQKIGLLDKALVYPSALSGGQQQRAAIARALAMQPKVMLFDEPTSALDPEMVGEVLAVMRDLAEEGMTMIVVTHEMGFAREVGDRVLFMDEGQIVEEGPPENIFKEAHCERTRAFLSKIL
- a CDS encoding cold shock domain-containing protein encodes the protein MQGKVKWFNKEKGYGFIERDEGSDVFVHFTAIQEEGFKTLYEGDVVEFEIVEGPKGLQAANVSKV
- the raiA gene encoding ribosome-associated translation inhibitor RaiA is translated as MIFQFRGKNMQVTEALKKHATKKLGKLDKYFDNPPEAIVTLSVEKERQRVEVTIPLNGYLLRGEEETTDMYSSLDLVVDKLEKQIKKYKARFNKKRGASIKDLAQDLVKKEPEAESPRLVRTKRFAIKPMSVEEALLQMNLLGHSFFMFTNAETEQVNVVYCRKDGNYGLLEPEV
- a CDS encoding LTA synthase family protein — translated: MKKIKSYLLTFLVLPLILLSLVEIIQRADLLSFAAWPFTRTGEFTVSFLLFVAILCIGAAILRELKLAFFVSLIITSLFALVSSLKQMFLKEPLLPWDFVLGKETTDIVNYFTDFINAQVVFYLVAIILLGVFLFRFWGKKVYRYSWLERILFIFLACLILSSICLNRPLALKRTFDLECVTWDQKLNAQQNGLLLSFCLNLQWLSVQEPEGYQPEKIREIIEDYNEQPAWSNPGIKPNIIIIMNEAFWDPCLLPGVSFSRDPLPFFRALQKEHSGGTLMVPVFGGATVNTEFEVLTGNSTQFLPGGSIAYAQYVRQPVESLASVLAGQGYYTAAIHSYHNWFYRRNEVFRNLGFSKFISSEFFVNPQIERYCYIADHEVSDLIIEEVQASRDPSFIFAVTMQNHGPYGFGYEKGSEIKVSGDLSDDGKYYLEVYAQGLLDADRALRMLVEHFEKDTQPTIIVFFGDHLPFLGENYQVYREVGYYQEDGSYEEYRKMYSVPLLFWSNYLTEQEEINLNASYLGAYLLQRAGLKGSPYFQFLQAKAEEVPLIPNRAFCQKAAIDPSVFGDYQLLQYDLLFGEKYLYQGESPEIAQADYFLGRGQMIIEDLQFKDGFLEVKGANFVPDCQIYLKNKALETNFISERKLTAFIPEKKRRQLAELPVQVKLTDSLRNLLAESNCTILAKMLK